In Desulfuromonadaceae bacterium, a single window of DNA contains:
- a CDS encoding XTP/dITP diphosphatase: MKLVVATRNQGKLKEIYSLLAPFGIEVVGLDRFPQIGEIEETGATFEDNARLKAETVARLTGLLTLADDSGLTVAALDGRPGVHSARYAGPAADDAANNAKLLAELAAVPVEQRSAAFVCCMALFDPDDNSCRIFSGLVSGRIQNDARGDGGFGYDPLFFVPAYGKTMAELSLATKNRISHRGAALRQVISFLTHHD; encoded by the coding sequence ATGAAGTTGGTCGTAGCAACGCGCAATCAAGGAAAGCTCAAGGAAATTTACAGCCTGTTGGCCCCCTTTGGAATTGAGGTCGTCGGACTTGACCGCTTTCCACAGATTGGTGAGATTGAAGAAACCGGCGCGACGTTTGAGGATAATGCGCGGCTGAAAGCCGAAACCGTTGCCCGCCTTACCGGTTTGCTCACCCTGGCTGACGACTCGGGACTGACGGTTGCGGCCCTTGATGGCCGCCCGGGAGTTCACTCCGCTCGTTATGCCGGACCCGCTGCGGATGACGCTGCCAATAACGCCAAATTGCTTGCCGAACTGGCGGCAGTCCCGGTTGAGCAACGCAGTGCCGCTTTTGTGTGCTGCATGGCCCTGTTCGATCCAGACGACAACAGCTGCCGAATCTTTTCCGGGCTGGTCTCCGGGCGAATCCAGAATGATGCCCGGGGGGACGGTGGTTTCGGTTACGATCCATTATTCTTCGTCCCCGCATACGGCAAGACGATGGCCGAGCTGTCGTTAGCAACGAAAAATCGCATCAGCCACCGGGGTGCAGCACTACGTCAGGTAATCAGTTTTTTAACACATCACGATTGA
- the rph gene encoding ribonuclease PH has protein sequence MTQIPTRIDQRPPDALRPITFNRNFTCYAEGSVLITCGGTKVLCTASVEDHVPPFMRGSGRGWVTAEYSMLPRATHSRSPREATRGKIGGRTHEIQRLIGRSLRAITDLDALGERTIQIDCDVLQADGGTRTASISGAYIALCDAIGTLMRRGELIKSPLLDSVAAISVGMVKGVPLLDLNYTEDSTADVDMNFVITGAGNFVEIQGTAEEKPFTAADLEKMRELAMRGCQTLAILQQEALE, from the coding sequence ATGACACAGATCCCGACCCGCATCGACCAACGCCCCCCCGACGCCCTGCGTCCGATCACCTTTAACCGCAACTTTACCTGTTATGCAGAAGGCTCGGTTCTCATCACCTGCGGCGGCACAAAAGTGCTCTGCACTGCTTCGGTCGAAGATCACGTCCCGCCATTTATGCGCGGTTCCGGGCGTGGCTGGGTGACGGCCGAATATTCGATGCTTCCCCGTGCGACTCACAGCCGCTCACCACGGGAAGCGACGCGGGGCAAGATTGGCGGACGGACGCATGAGATTCAACGCCTGATCGGTCGCTCGCTGCGCGCGATTACCGATCTTGACGCACTGGGGGAGCGGACGATTCAGATCGATTGCGATGTTCTGCAAGCTGACGGCGGCACCCGGACAGCATCGATTAGCGGTGCCTACATCGCGCTGTGTGATGCCATTGGTACGCTGATGCGTCGTGGTGAGCTGATCAAATCGCCATTACTTGACAGTGTCGCCGCAATCAGTGTCGGTATGGTCAAGGGGGTTCCGTTGCTGGACCTGAACTACACCGAGGATTCTACCGCTGATGTTGATATGAATTTTGTCATTACTGGCGCCGGAAATTTTGTTGAGATACAAGGCACCGCCGAAGAAAAGCCGTTCACGGCAGCAGATCTCGAAAAAATGCGCGAGCTTGCCATGCGCGGCTGTCAAACGTTGGCAATCCTGCAGCAAGAAGCCTTGGAATAG
- a CDS encoding N-acetylmuramoyl-L-alanine amidase has product MYHALQNFLFTLLFLASTPTGVVAVVELAPPGEPPVVIEEVYQQQGISYLPIDEVEKILGLSGKWDSTEHVYRLTLRDGKATISPGSNYVRFGERFIPLEHKPRFIDGKLRVSEEFVTTQLPLLLGYPLYYRNLNPHTADATSKEATLEGFFSFLSRKDSSPDRPRMRALAIDPGHGGNDPGTLNAAGVKEKDMTLAMAARLARLTKMKLGIPVYLSRDDDYAPAAEERAKPAQRTDVDVFLIFHAQAAFDARTHGIDLFVRPDERSEKMGGDDLSESLRLARELRSALLRAGFDVNEVHSAPLVPLGRGDLPTVLIELGYLTNPKDATTLTTPEERDKMVAALYSGLDTYIHTTSESP; this is encoded by the coding sequence ATGTACCATGCGCTGCAAAACTTTTTATTTACACTGCTCTTTTTGGCATCGACCCCCACCGGGGTTGTGGCCGTTGTTGAGTTGGCTCCACCGGGAGAACCCCCGGTAGTGATCGAGGAAGTCTACCAGCAGCAGGGGATTTCTTATCTGCCGATCGACGAGGTGGAAAAGATTCTGGGACTCAGTGGCAAATGGGATTCAACGGAGCATGTCTACCGACTGACTCTGCGCGACGGTAAGGCTACCATTTCCCCCGGCAGCAACTATGTGCGCTTCGGCGAGCGCTTCATTCCACTGGAGCACAAGCCACGCTTTATCGACGGCAAGCTCCGTGTGTCTGAGGAGTTCGTCACTACCCAGCTGCCACTGCTACTCGGTTATCCCCTCTACTATCGCAATCTCAATCCGCACACAGCTGACGCAACCTCGAAAGAAGCAACGCTGGAAGGTTTTTTTTCGTTTTTGTCGCGTAAGGATTCTTCCCCGGATCGGCCCCGGATGCGCGCGCTGGCGATTGATCCCGGTCATGGCGGGAACGATCCCGGCACGCTCAACGCCGCCGGGGTCAAAGAAAAAGACATGACCCTGGCGATGGCAGCTCGTCTTGCCCGACTGACAAAAATGAAACTCGGCATCCCGGTCTATTTAAGCCGCGATGATGATTACGCCCCCGCTGCGGAAGAGCGCGCCAAACCGGCCCAACGCACCGATGTTGACGTCTTTCTGATCTTCCACGCCCAGGCAGCATTTGACGCACGCACGCACGGCATTGACCTCTTTGTCCGCCCGGATGAACGTTCCGAAAAGATGGGGGGGGATGACCTCAGCGAGAGCTTGAGACTGGCGCGGGAGCTAAGGAGTGCCTTGCTTCGCGCCGGATTTGATGTCAATGAGGTGCATTCCGCACCGCTTGTGCCGCTCGGTCGCGGCGACCTGCCGACAGTCCTCATTGAACTCGGCTATCTTACCAACCCGAAAGACGCAACCACGCTGACCACGCCGGAGGAACGCGACAAAATGGTTGCCGCACTCTATTCCGGTCTCGACACTTATATCCATACCACCTCGGAGTCCCCTTGA
- a CDS encoding DHH family phosphoesterase: MPIDSASSSATATAIIDWVRGKGRILIVTHDNPDPDALASAYALQQIFSCETRQEATITFGGIIGRGENRTMVRELEICTVPIDRINFDDYAITCLVDTQPGAGNNSFPADRKVDIVIDHHPRQPSVDLCRWQDIREDYGACATILYEYLLASKVYIGTKLATILFYAIKTETQDLGREWSPSDRAAYLNLLHLANNQILYRITHPSLPRSYFHLFHRALDKAQLYNSLLTCNLGQINNPDIVAEMADFLLRVEGVDSVLAMGRYQHEGILSLRVASYDLYAGRLMRRTIDGYGSGGGHGMTAGGQIKHLADDVNLDELLELFAKRLLEILERPVVVAVRLLADDHGADALTDSEE, encoded by the coding sequence ATGCCTATTGACTCGGCCAGTTCCAGCGCAACAGCGACGGCCATCATCGATTGGGTGCGCGGCAAAGGGCGAATTTTGATCGTGACGCATGATAATCCCGATCCTGACGCGTTGGCTTCGGCGTACGCTCTGCAGCAGATATTCAGCTGCGAAACCAGGCAGGAAGCAACCATCACTTTTGGCGGCATTATCGGTCGCGGCGAGAACCGCACCATGGTTCGGGAACTGGAAATCTGTACTGTCCCGATAGATCGAATCAATTTTGACGATTATGCGATTACCTGCCTGGTCGATACTCAGCCGGGGGCTGGCAATAACTCTTTCCCCGCCGACCGCAAGGTCGATATTGTTATCGACCATCATCCCCGGCAGCCGTCCGTCGATCTTTGCCGCTGGCAGGATATTCGCGAAGATTACGGTGCCTGTGCAACGATCCTTTATGAATATCTGCTCGCCAGCAAGGTTTACATCGGCACCAAACTGGCGACAATCCTTTTTTACGCCATCAAAACGGAAACCCAGGATCTCGGTCGCGAATGGTCGCCATCAGATCGAGCGGCCTACCTGAATCTGCTCCACCTGGCCAACAACCAGATCCTCTACCGGATTACCCACCCGTCACTGCCGCGCTCGTATTTTCATCTTTTTCACCGGGCGCTGGACAAGGCGCAGCTGTACAATTCATTATTGACCTGCAACCTCGGCCAGATCAACAACCCCGACATTGTCGCGGAAATGGCTGATTTTCTGTTGCGTGTAGAGGGCGTGGATAGTGTTCTTGCCATGGGTCGTTACCAGCATGAAGGAATTTTGTCACTGCGGGTCGCCAGTTACGATCTTTACGCCGGGCGTCTGATGCGTCGTACGATCGACGGTTACGGCAGTGGCGGCGGTCATGGTATGACTGCCGGCGGGCAGATCAAACATCTTGCCGATGATGTGAACCTGGATGAGCTACTCGAACTTTTTGCGAAGCGGCTGCTGGAAATCCTTGAACGCCCCGTCGTCGTGGCGGTGCGCTTGCTCGCGGATGACCACGGAGCTGACGCGTTGACAGATAGCGAAGAGTGA
- a CDS encoding TIGR00725 family protein gives MRQPIIGIIGAAHASLKGCELAEQVGALLAEHNCAIVCGGLGGIMTAAARGCTQAGGTVLGILPGADVAAANPFITYPIATNMGHARNIIIAHSAQALIAIEGELGTLSEIAIGLKLNKPVFALNCQHHVAGLLTVASPAEAVTAVLTAVAKDF, from the coding sequence ATGCGACAACCGATTATCGGCATCATCGGCGCGGCGCATGCGTCGCTTAAGGGGTGTGAACTTGCCGAGCAGGTCGGGGCTCTGCTCGCCGAACATAATTGTGCAATTGTCTGCGGCGGTCTCGGTGGCATCATGACCGCTGCTGCGCGCGGCTGTACGCAGGCGGGCGGAACGGTTCTCGGCATCCTTCCCGGAGCTGACGTTGCCGCCGCCAATCCCTTTATCACCTACCCGATAGCAACCAACATGGGGCACGCACGCAATATCATTATCGCCCACAGCGCCCAGGCACTCATCGCCATTGAGGGTGAACTCGGCACCCTCTCCGAAATTGCCATCGGCTTGAAACTCAACAAGCCGGTCTTCGCGCTCAACTGTCAACATCACGTTGCCGGTCTGTTGACCGTCGCCTCTCCGGCGGAGGCTGTCACTGCTGTTCTCACCGCTGTTGCGAAAGACTTCTGA
- a CDS encoding 4-oxalocrotonate tautomerase family protein, with protein sequence MPFVNVKITPGASAEQKAQLIEGITDLLTKILKKNPASTHVVIEEIPPENWGIRGLPVATLRARGDSGVSPK encoded by the coding sequence ATGCCGTTCGTTAACGTCAAAATCACCCCCGGTGCCAGTGCCGAGCAGAAAGCGCAATTAATCGAAGGAATTACTGATCTGCTCACCAAAATTTTAAAAAAGAACCCCGCTTCGACACATGTCGTTATTGAAGAAATTCCCCCTGAAAACTGGGGCATTCGCGGTCTTCCGGTTGCTACGTTGCGGGCCAGGGGGGATTCAGGCGTTTCCCCCAAATAG
- a CDS encoding DUF4019 domain-containing protein, whose translation MIPKQFRIHAVLALAVLVMILFPLLSNKPEGYKAEGATAAASEFLALIDAGKFDQSWQVSAQVMKEKITQADWNKHLAASRQRTGAIVARQEPDLSYATMAADSTAKGEYIVLLYSAAFERVKDLSETITVMLEEDKVWRVAGYFIQ comes from the coding sequence TTGATTCCCAAGCAATTTCGTATTCATGCCGTTCTCGCTCTTGCCGTTCTGGTGATGATTCTTTTCCCGTTGTTGAGCAATAAACCTGAAGGGTATAAAGCTGAAGGAGCTACCGCTGCCGCAAGCGAGTTCCTTGCCCTGATCGATGCGGGTAAATTTGATCAAAGCTGGCAGGTATCTGCACAAGTGATGAAGGAGAAAATCACCCAGGCCGACTGGAACAAACATCTGGCCGCTTCGCGTCAGCGTACCGGGGCCATTGTTGCGCGGCAGGAACCGGATCTCAGCTATGCGACGATGGCCGCGGACAGCACCGCCAAGGGGGAGTATATCGTGCTCCTTTACTCCGCTGCCTTCGAGCGGGTAAAAGATCTTTCGGAGACGATCACAGTAATGCTTGAGGAGGATAAGGTCTGGCGCGTCGCCGGGTACTTCATCCAATAA
- a CDS encoding methyltransferase domain-containing protein — MGERFKDKVREQFGKSADSYIHNKGFATGDDLLAARELLQPMLDDNLLDIACGGGHTALFFAPLVRNVVASDLTMQMLKKAQEYVAEEGGVDNVTFREADAEDLPFPAGAFTLLTCRIAPHHFPDVPRALKEFHRVLRRDGRMVIIDTLMPEDPEIVEFYQTMEKMRDPTHIRAYTRDEWIKMIDDSGLILHETRIIPKTHDFPEWAARAGMKREATQQLNRFFAEAPIKIQDFFQIETFAGEVESYTDRKLLIYATRPGKK, encoded by the coding sequence ATGGGTGAGCGCTTTAAAGATAAAGTCCGTGAACAGTTCGGTAAGTCCGCTGACAGTTATATCCACAATAAAGGTTTTGCCACCGGTGATGACTTGCTTGCCGCTCGCGAACTGTTGCAGCCGATGTTGGACGACAACCTCCTTGACATCGCCTGCGGTGGCGGACACACGGCCCTCTTCTTCGCACCACTGGTACGCAACGTCGTGGCCTCCGACCTGACCATGCAAATGCTCAAGAAAGCCCAGGAATATGTTGCCGAGGAAGGTGGCGTCGACAACGTTACCTTTCGCGAGGCCGATGCCGAGGATCTGCCCTTCCCCGCCGGAGCTTTTACATTACTGACCTGCCGCATTGCCCCGCACCACTTCCCCGATGTGCCGCGCGCGTTGAAAGAATTTCATCGCGTACTGCGACGTGACGGACGCATGGTGATCATCGACACCCTGATGCCGGAGGACCCCGAGATTGTCGAGTTCTATCAAACGATGGAGAAGATGCGCGATCCGACGCATATCCGCGCTTACACCCGAGATGAGTGGATTAAAATGATCGATGACTCGGGGTTGATCCTGCACGAAACGCGGATCATTCCCAAAACCCATGATTTTCCCGAATGGGCGGCACGCGCGGGAATGAAGCGTGAAGCGACGCAGCAACTTAACCGGTTCTTCGCTGAGGCACCGATAAAAATTCAGGATTTCTTTCAAATTGAGACATTTGCCGGTGAAGTTGAAAGTTATACCGATCGCAAACTGTTAATCTACGCGACCCGCCCAGGGAAAAAGTAA
- a CDS encoding permease codes for MESVLSMLTELGAELLREFLYILPYLAFGVFLEAIIRTLKWHVKIRTALTRYGMLAIPLAALLGVASPLCACATLPLVISLLVGGLPLAPAMALLVTSPLMSPASFTMLSGMLGGEWAVTVAVCAVTLGLFAGYVTHFLGRYGFSTEVVFRQELPKGNFHDPAYPVEELRCDCGQQLSHRVDRCTHNKFLVFGARFWEGSLKIGKFVLIGLVIEVVAMKFIPNGWITGLLEGEGIAPIFTLTLAAIPLHLPQVTAASMLYGFYLPDPGQTIPLAVGPGIAMLVGGPVTALPVMAVFISMFKPRVLALYITLCVGGTISLALLWRLVSPLV; via the coding sequence ATGGAATCTGTACTCAGCATGTTGACTGAACTTGGCGCGGAACTGCTACGCGAGTTTTTGTATATCCTCCCTTATCTGGCGTTTGGCGTGTTTCTCGAAGCCATCATCCGGACACTCAAATGGCATGTCAAGATTCGCACAGCGTTAACCCGCTACGGGATGCTGGCGATACCCTTGGCGGCATTGCTCGGGGTGGCCAGCCCGCTCTGTGCGTGTGCGACCCTGCCGCTGGTCATCTCGCTCCTGGTGGGGGGCTTGCCCCTCGCTCCAGCCATGGCGTTGCTGGTGACGTCACCGCTGATGAGTCCGGCATCGTTTACGATGCTCTCCGGCATGCTCGGGGGGGAGTGGGCGGTAACCGTGGCCGTTTGCGCGGTAACTCTTGGCCTTTTCGCCGGTTATGTCACGCACTTTCTCGGTCGCTACGGGTTCTCCACCGAAGTTGTTTTTCGTCAGGAACTCCCCAAGGGGAACTTTCATGATCCCGCCTATCCGGTGGAAGAGCTGCGCTGTGATTGTGGACAGCAACTCTCGCATCGCGTCGATCGCTGCACCCATAACAAGTTTTTGGTCTTTGGCGCGCGGTTCTGGGAAGGCAGCCTCAAAATCGGCAAGTTTGTACTGATCGGTCTGGTGATTGAGGTGGTGGCGATGAAGTTTATCCCCAATGGCTGGATTACCGGGCTGCTTGAGGGGGAGGGGATTGCACCGATTTTTACCCTGACGTTGGCAGCGATACCGCTGCATCTGCCGCAGGTCACCGCCGCTTCCATGTTATACGGTTTCTACCTCCCCGATCCGGGGCAAACAATCCCTCTTGCGGTCGGGCCGGGAATTGCGATGCTGGTCGGTGGCCCGGTGACGGCGTTGCCGGTGATGGCGGTCTTTATCTCGATGTTCAAACCACGGGTTCTGGCTTTGTATATCACCCTCTGTGTCGGGGGAACGATTTCACTGGCGTTGTTATGGCGTCTGGTGTCGCCACTGGTGTGA
- the selD gene encoding selenide, water dikinase SelD produces the protein MADHIKLTSLSRSSGUAAKLAPEPLAQVLRQLPNYPDENFLSAAIPFADAGVYRIAADLALVQSVDFFTPIVDDPYLFGRIAAANALSDLYAMGARPLTALNLIGFPKCLDRSLLVEILRGGADACHEAGATIVGGHTVEDDEPKYGLAVTGLVNPAQLISTIGAQPGDQLILTKPLGTGILATALKGEILTATDISAAIAGMNTLNRAAAEAMLTIGVHACTDITGFGLLGHALELALASNVGLTLNGAALPVYPQVREMAAIGMIPVGGYNNRDYYLGKVIDADRIAPDILDIISDPQTSGGLLIAVAPENVAALCAELTARETGCWSIGAVTNAAPGRLKISMG, from the coding sequence GTGGCAGATCATATCAAGCTGACCAGCCTGTCCCGCTCCAGCGGTTGAGCCGCCAAACTGGCGCCTGAGCCGTTGGCGCAGGTGCTGCGTCAATTACCGAATTATCCGGATGAAAATTTCCTCAGTGCCGCGATCCCTTTCGCCGATGCCGGGGTCTATCGTATTGCCGCCGACCTCGCGCTGGTGCAATCGGTCGATTTTTTCACGCCGATTGTCGATGACCCTTATCTGTTCGGGCGCATCGCCGCCGCCAATGCGCTTTCTGACCTCTACGCCATGGGCGCGCGTCCCTTGACCGCACTCAACCTGATCGGCTTTCCCAAGTGCCTCGACCGATCGCTTCTGGTCGAGATTCTGCGCGGCGGGGCGGATGCCTGCCATGAGGCCGGGGCCACCATCGTCGGTGGGCATACGGTCGAGGATGACGAACCGAAGTACGGGCTGGCGGTGACCGGACTGGTCAACCCGGCCCAGCTGATTTCAACGATCGGGGCGCAACCGGGAGACCAGCTGATTCTCACCAAGCCGCTCGGCACCGGCATCCTCGCCACAGCCCTCAAGGGGGAGATTCTCACCGCAACCGACATCAGCGCCGCGATTGCCGGGATGAATACCCTCAACCGCGCCGCCGCCGAGGCGATGCTGACAATCGGGGTTCATGCCTGCACCGACATCACCGGCTTCGGCCTCCTCGGCCACGCACTGGAACTTGCTCTGGCCAGCAATGTCGGCCTGACGCTTAACGGTGCCGCGCTGCCGGTCTATCCGCAGGTCCGCGAGATGGCGGCGATCGGCATGATCCCGGTGGGTGGCTACAACAATCGTGATTACTATCTGGGGAAAGTGATCGATGCCGACCGCATCGCGCCCGATATCCTCGACATCATCAGCGACCCGCAAACCTCCGGCGGCTTGCTGATCGCGGTTGCGCCGGAGAACGTCGCGGCATTATGTGCTGAGTTGACGGCGAGAGAGACCGGCTGCTGGAGCATCGGCGCAGTTACGAACGCGGCACCGGGGCGGTTGAAAATCTCGATGGGATGA
- the selB gene encoding selenocysteine-specific translation elongation factor, which yields MSPVNHLIIGTAGHVDHGKTELIRALTGIETDRLREEKERGISIELGFALFRLPDGSLAGVVDVPGHERFISTMLAGIGGIDLVLLVIDVNEGVMPQTREHLQILNLLDIERGIIVLTKCDLAEEDWIDIVEEEVREEVAATFLKGAPLLRVSAITGDGIAELKTQIATEAAALAIKDHQGPLRLPIDRHFSVPGFGTVVTGTLLAGTVQVGDTLELLPRGIETRVREVQVHGKKVPAARAGQRAALNLTGVERALLQRGAVAATPGIFEQTERIDVRLTLLANAPRPLKFRDPVHFYLGTAHVVGLVALLDCDELQPGESAVVQIHLDRPLVAHREDRFIIRSYSPMTTIGGGKILDSRPVKHRRFRADVLHALQELESGEKAFLLQKIEQATCCKLKELEQLAGLGRERIQENLQALAAQERIVQLGEQWLTVATHRAWQRRLHDVTAAFHHQQPLLTGIPRATLKSSLPRQLAPKSFDQLLNDLTASGRLCEVNGTIALPDFTPRPTPAQQVQIDRIEQLYREDGMQAKNRQEMLERLGLELAGCDALFGYLFAQGELVRLNAESFLHRDSYAQALNQLRAHFSQHETLTLAEFRDLIGSARKQTQALLEHFDELKYTLRQDDVRVAWQLN from the coding sequence ATGAGTCCCGTTAATCATCTGATCATCGGTACCGCCGGGCATGTTGATCACGGCAAGACCGAGCTGATCCGCGCTCTGACCGGGATTGAAACTGACCGCCTGCGCGAAGAAAAAGAACGCGGCATTTCGATTGAACTCGGATTCGCCCTCTTTCGCCTGCCGGATGGCAGCCTCGCCGGGGTGGTCGATGTCCCTGGTCATGAGCGTTTCATCAGCACCATGCTCGCCGGGATCGGCGGGATCGATCTGGTGCTGCTGGTGATCGACGTCAATGAAGGGGTGATGCCGCAGACCCGCGAACACCTGCAGATCCTCAACCTGCTCGACATCGAACGCGGCATTATCGTACTGACCAAATGTGATCTCGCCGAAGAGGACTGGATCGATATTGTCGAAGAGGAAGTGCGCGAAGAAGTCGCTGCCACCTTTTTGAAAGGCGCCCCACTGCTGCGGGTCTCGGCGATTACGGGGGACGGCATCGCGGAACTCAAGACTCAGATCGCAACCGAAGCGGCGGCGCTGGCAATCAAAGATCATCAGGGGCCGTTGCGGCTGCCGATTGACCGCCATTTCAGCGTCCCCGGTTTCGGCACTGTCGTTACCGGAACGCTGCTCGCCGGTACCGTTCAGGTTGGCGACACGCTGGAATTATTGCCCCGCGGGATCGAAACCCGCGTCAGGGAAGTTCAGGTCCACGGCAAAAAAGTTCCTGCCGCCCGCGCCGGACAGCGCGCCGCCCTGAATCTGACCGGCGTTGAACGCGCCCTGTTGCAGCGCGGCGCGGTCGCCGCCACCCCCGGTATTTTTGAACAGACCGAACGCATCGATGTCCGCCTGACCTTGCTCGCCAACGCGCCACGGCCACTGAAGTTTCGCGACCCGGTGCACTTTTATCTCGGCACCGCCCACGTGGTCGGACTGGTCGCCCTCCTCGATTGTGATGAGTTGCAACCGGGGGAGAGTGCCGTTGTGCAGATCCATCTGGACCGACCGCTGGTCGCCCATCGCGAAGATCGTTTCATCATCCGTTCTTACTCACCGATGACAACTATCGGCGGGGGTAAAATCCTCGACTCGCGACCGGTCAAACATCGCCGCTTCCGTGCCGACGTCCTGCACGCGTTGCAGGAGCTGGAATCTGGCGAGAAAGCCTTTCTACTCCAGAAAATCGAGCAGGCGACCTGCTGCAAGCTCAAGGAACTGGAACAGCTCGCAGGTCTGGGACGGGAGCGCATTCAGGAAAACCTGCAAGCGCTCGCCGCTCAGGAGCGCATCGTCCAGCTCGGTGAGCAATGGCTGACCGTTGCCACGCACCGCGCCTGGCAACGCCGCCTGCATGACGTGACCGCCGCATTTCACCACCAGCAACCGCTCCTGACTGGCATTCCCCGCGCAACTTTGAAAAGTTCGCTGCCCAGGCAGCTGGCGCCGAAAAGTTTCGATCAACTGCTCAATGACCTGACCGCAAGCGGCAGATTATGTGAAGTCAACGGCACTATTGCCCTTCCAGACTTCACGCCCCGACCGACGCCTGCCCAGCAGGTACAGATCGACCGGATTGAACAGCTTTACCGGGAGGACGGCATGCAGGCAAAGAATCGTCAGGAGATGCTCGAACGTCTGGGACTGGAGCTGGCCGGGTGCGACGCTCTGTTCGGCTACCTCTTTGCCCAGGGAGAGCTGGTGCGGCTCAACGCCGAAAGTTTTCTCCATCGTGACAGCTACGCGCAGGCGCTCAACCAGCTGCGAGCGCACTTTTCACAGCATGAAACCCTGACCCTGGCAGAGTTTCGCGACCTGATCGGCAGCGCCCGCAAACAGACCCAGGCATTACTGGAACATTTCGATGAATTAAAGTACACTTTGCGCCAAGACGATGTCCGCGTAGCGTGGCAGTTGAACTAA